The DNA segment cgtctagatccagaaaagtcggccaagttactgtttattaaatataacgcacctatattctttctcaaatactaaacgtttcgttttttttaaataaaaaaatactaaaaatgtaatatttgacattttctaagtacctaatcttaacatccgcatccgcatccgcggatgtgagcctttaaatatccgcatccgtatCCGCATCATCCCTGGTCGAGCCTCCCTATCGCGATCGGAGTCGATACTCGGTACTCGGTGCGATACTGTGCGTCGAGCGAGATCTAGGGAGGAGTAACGCCAATTCGTTCCAAAAGTCTTCGACTTAATTATCTCGGGCGGTCGGTAAAGAAGTTGCCCTGCTTTATATGTAAAATACCTAGTAATTCATGGTGTTGCTCGTCGTCTTTAAGAATCACCCGTctgatcaaatattttaattaataataatatctgcATCACCTTCCGAGTTGTTATTTAAACTGAAAGTAGATGTGCCAGCAATGCCAactatttttaaacatattCCTATTGATTCTACGATTAGATTTACTAAGCTGTAAATTAGCTTTATGACTTAGTCCTTTAATGCcacttatttattaaatgttCTAAGCGTGGATTCGGCCAACAATCGTCTCTTGCTACAATGGTAATTTCGTCTCTAGTCTTCTTTCAAGACCTATGAAAATATGTCACTTTATACACAGgtgatttgttttaattgtGGGCTGAGTGTACATATTGAAGAATTTTGTGATACGGACCgcaaaataaaattgttagtCAAATCCACGTCAAGGAAATATTACTCAGAATCTTGCATACCTAATGCCTATATTATCATTATTACTCGAAGATTTCTTTATCTACCTTTCTTATTGCTTACGTTGTTTATGTTGCTTTACGATCATTAACCCTGCCTCGCCTCATTTTAACAGCCCGTAGTGTCGGCCGCGAGCGACTCCGCCACTAAACCACCACCTCGCCCCGCCGTCGCGGTAGGTTTCCACTTGCCACTTAATTACTTCGCATGCCTAATTTCATTACTATCATTCTTTACTTTTCACTATCTTTACATCTAGAGTACAACCCGCTCGCAGATTTTTAACGGGAGCCTCTTTGCGTTCGCAGAAAACCGGCAAATGGAACGCCATGCACGTGCGGATCGCGTGGGAGATCTACAACCACCAGCAGAAGGAGAAGACGGGCGGCGCCGCGCCGACCGCCCCGGGCGtccccgccgccgccgacaaggACAAGCTGCGCGCCttccccgcgcccgcgccgccgccgcccgcctaCCGCTCGCCCTACGACCTGCCCGCGCCCTACCTGCCGCACCACCCGCACCTAGGTAGCGTCCGATACCCGCCCGTGCCGCCGGCCGCCGCTCTCGCGCCGCCCACTGACCGAGGTTTGCGCGTTTCAGGGATATCGCCGTTCGGACGCTACGGCGCCGGCGCGTTTCCCGGCGGCCCCGCCGCCTTCGGGCTCTACGGGCGCGAGCTCGCGCTCTCCTCGCTGCACGGCGTGCACCACGGCCCGCTCGGCGCGCCGCTGCACGACGCGTGGCGCGCGCgcccgcccgcgcccgccgaCGCCCGCCGCGAGCACGACGAGCGCGCGCGCCGCGAGCGCGACGACCGCGAGCGCCGCGACCGCGACGAGCGCGAGCGGCGCAAGCACCGCGAGCGCGAGCTGGAGCGCGCGCGCGCCCGCTCGCCGCTCCGCCCCGGCCCGCCGGAGCCCGAGCGGCAGGTGAAGGACGAGCGCAAGGagccgccgcgcccgccgccgcccgcgctgcCCGCctacccgccgccgccgccctggGGCGACCCCTACCGCGCCTTCGACCCGCTGCAGCACATGCGCTTCGCGCCCATCGTCGAGGCGGCCATCCGCGCCGAGGAGGACCGGCACAAGATGCTGAGCGCGTACGCGCACCACCAGCAGCTGAAGGCGGCGCCGCTGCTGCACCGCGGCCTGGGCCACGGGCTGCCGCTGCACCCGCATGCGCACGCGCACCAGTCGCTGGCGCCGCTGCCGCCGCTGGCGCCGCCGCTCGCGCCCCTCGCCCCGCTCGACATGCTCAAGAAGGAGGAGCCGCGATGATAGCGCCGGCTCTCGTCGCCTGTACATACGGTAGAGTAAACGACGTCGCGAGTGAGAATACGACAGTTTAATGTGTATCGTTTCGTATTATCggtttagaaaaatatttattgtaacgTCGCTTGCCGAGACGACGGTCGCTCCACTCGCGAGCCGCCCCCGACGCGTTGTTAGTGTAATGTTGACCGGTATCGTAGTCGAACGACGTCGCGAGGAGCGGAGAGTGGGGGGCCGGAGCGAGAGGGCGAGACTCGGGGGAGggtggtgcgagcgagacggctcGCTCGACAAGTGCAATATAGGACGAGGACTCTGGGCGCTCGTCGCCGCCGGCCTGTACACTACTGCTTGTTTATTTACATGGAAATATCTATAGAGTTGTTATTGTGACCATTATTAGTtaattatacatcaaattgCTGATTATGTGAGGGATAGGATTATTGAAATCGCtatcaatataattatacatatttatatatacatataaataaaatgtaaatattagtGTGTAAATTAGTGTTAAAATATAGAATTGGTTTATTTAACTTCAAACAAATGAAAAATCCCATAAATTATTATTGTATCGGGAGTTTAATTTATGCTTCCGTTAAAAATCTCATAATGGTTTTTCAATTGTACCAGTggagtaaatttatttatttactgacTCCTTAATTAGTGATCATGGAATAAAATTACACTCGACAGCAATAGCGGATGATTTTtgttaaaatgcatttaaaagtATGtgatattattgtatgtatgtattgtgaaaaaaaaaacattttgtctgACTTCAAGTAGTGTCTCTCAGGTTTATAGATCTAATGAGTATAATGCAGTAATGTTCAAATTTGTGTAAAAGTATTTCATAAATCATTACATTtttttcgtgaacaaattttGGATTTATAATAATTGTGAGCAGTATCCGGATTTATACTTGTTTAGTTATGTTAAGTCAGCAACTACAAACGCGTTAGTGTGCCATTCATCCAGTATAAATGATCATTGAGTCAGACAAAATTGCAGTTGTAagcccgtttctacacttgtaagttttacttacgtaagtagggacaaagctatttgttagaatgagataacgatattcatctctcattctctagtatagctgtgtccctacttacgtaagtaaaatttacaagtgtagaaacgggctAACCTACCTGTCCTATGGCACATTAAAAATTTGTGTTCTTATTGCGAGAACAATGAAGTGTATTATAGTTTATACAAAATCATTCTGTATACTAAAAAGTAAATGAAAGCTTGGTGCGATTCAGAAAATACCATTAAAACTTTTGATTTTTATACCAATAAGATTTTTATATACCTTCCTATCCATTTTGTGGCAGATGCCACTTATCCTGACGTCGATACTAGCAAAGAGTTTGTCATAGTTAGAGGTATaaaatctaaagtgtcattcaatagaacttgctaactatgtaaacaaaagttaccgagaaagttactagtaaattgacattcagtgtcaattttagtatggcggtttgtttacatagttagcaagttctattgaatgacactttaagtaaaAATCGCGTctcgaatttgacagctgaagtagaAGTAACTGTACTTGAACTGTGCATTCAAGtcagttcggaaagagaagagtcgtggaatgtattgggctccatacattccacgactcttctctttccgcacagactatgcCGTAACGGTTGTCAAAACTTAATTCTTATATTACACctcttcagcttttttaaaaactcTTTGATATTAGTCTTCCATTAAATAATACCAGGGGGGTAAACGTCAAAAAACAATAATcagcttgtacagtcagcagcagaagttgctaagcagcgaggtgttcaaaagtaCCCCGACACGCTGTtattcttaacaataaagtcgcatcaagatcattttgaacaccttacccgcttagcaacttctgctgctgactattaAATTGACAAAACACAGATAAATCGTTAATGAAAAGTTAGcaacataaataaatgataaactcATAACCATAAATCAGCAACGAGTGTCgttatacacaaaaaataatgctagcaacaggcttcgtcactTTCTCATGTGGGTTATTCAAAAACACAGTCGTCTAAAAAAGACCACATTAGCATCACACTAGCAGCATTTCCACGCTGTATATAGCCAATGAAATCTCCTGTACCAGATACGACCCGGAGCGTGGACGTGGATCGCAGCTCCACGCTAGattgatttatttaaaagaagtaATAAGGAGTTTCATTAACCTTGTGAACTTCAAGAATTCTTAAAACTTAGGgtacctatgtaggtaggtagttaaatattgaaaaatctcATTAAATGGTAGCGTCGCCCGTATGGCATGTAACTACTCCAATATCAATTTTATGCTGGGTGTTATAtctattcactgccagcgaccccCTAGGCGCGTTagcgtaaagctttggtttcctccgatagcggtgccgtcatatagcggccgtctccatactaaataatacggctaaatatgggtgtcgtagtatttgtatggagacggccgctatatgacggcaccgctatcggaggaaaccaaagcataaGCATAGTGGGGCGCAATTGTTGTCTGTTAATAGACAAAAAGGGTAAATCTATTCTCAAATAAAACAGTGTTACTGCTGCAACTACACGATGTATTTACTGCGAGAAGAGATtatgtacatactcgtataaataaaaaattgtctatgttcTGATTtaaccaaatgtattagatatAATTCTTCACTTCCTGTACCAGATTTGAACAGTTTTCATTCTCTTGACTTTCTTTTGCAATTGAAGTACACCATAAAGTAGGGCTTCTGCTGATGGCGGGCATCCGGGTACGTAGATGTCGACGGGTACGATTCTATCACAACCCCTGAAACGAAATAAGGTATTCAGTAAGTACTAAGTTGGTAGTAAGTACGTTTAAGGTAAGGATTGAGAAATAATGCATAAACATTAATCTTTGTTTTACCAGATATACAGTGATAACTGAAATCAGAATGGAATGCAAACATTTACCTTAAATCCTTTAGTTTAAAATTCCATTTtctaaataatttgttttggaGGGCAGTATAATGACTGGGtactatcatagagaaaaaaatacctagattgctcactccatacatcacttttagtaccaaaaagactattagcatcgagtagcggaactatcagtactgctacttgacaatagatgtagcactgaccggaaagtcttatgatgttgagataagactttccggtcggtgctacatctattgttaagtagcagtactgatagttccgctactcgatgctagatgtagacactgaaattaatagtctaactgttgtatggagtgagcactctttgttttattatatttctctatggtaagccGTGCCGTAGCGTAAATGTTagtaaagtattttttattttagattttattcctTCACTACACTGCCGCACTAAGCATAAGTACAATAACTCAATTTCAAACCTCTTTTAATAATTGTAGAACATAATGTACGACAGCAATAGAACAAGGtatacaatagtacattacatacctagggaggtgaattcgtgaatgatccagatcgcaggtatttgtggcccgaactgaaggtgagggccataaatatgcgatctggggctttacgaattaccgcccgtggtttgtctaaagttttacgtcttgccttggccaggaagtgagttACGgccctagggtgacgtaaatgaAATTACATTTCAAAGTGAGTTATTGTACACTCCATAATAGCTTTCTTATTATTGTgacatttattgtttatttttaagatatctGTAAATGGGGATCAAATAATTACCTCACAACAGAATAGGAGTAGTGGTAATATCCACCGCCATTGGCGCAGCTTCCCATGGAAATGACCCATCTGGGATCAGGCATCTGGTCATATACTTTCCTAAGAGCTGGTGCCATTTTGTTAGTCAAGGTCCCTGCGACAATCATGACATCAGACTGGCGAGGTGATGCACGGAACACTACACCATATCTGAAATGGAAAATggaaaataacataataaataaaaacatgattGTCTGAAATTTGCATCCTCAAATTAAAAGGCCAGGCCACTAAAATCTATCACTAAGACAATCTGGATTATTTGTATCTAGATATTCTTATTCTGATGTTTAGTGATTTTTAAGTTGGTGTTCATACCAAATCACATGCAGGAGTCCTTAAAGCAGAGATACAACTATACACAGGTATAGCGCCTTAGTTGATTTTGGCTATTGCAACCTCCCTTAGAACAAAAAAAGGTTTTATAACCCCCTCTGTGGCCGCCCAGGTCAGGGGTTTAACCAAACACAATGAAAACTTGCTAAACTTCATTTGTGTTTGCTCCTATATGATCTTGGTGTAGTTGAAGCACCAAATAAGGGTGTTCAGGTGTAGATGTTTATTCACCTAATTTTTTATCCCAATACTTCATAAGTACCTGTCCATATCATAGCGAGGCGCGGCGATGTGCATCATTTCCACGGCACAACAAGCTAAACCAAAGGTCATAGGCCACATGGAGCCCTTCCTTCCCCAGTTGAGGAGATCGTCCAGCCTGGCCACCGCAATCTCTGCCAGGTTACTAGCATCCTGGAAGGGAGAGTACGGGCGCTTCTCGTTCGGCTTCGGAGCTGGCAAATGGGTTTGACGGACTTGATCAACGATGGGAGCAAAAGCACCTTTCTTCACTACAGAAAGAGCTTTAGGAGCCGTCGCTCCCAGCGCTTTAATAGCCTGCATAATTACCTGAAAAATGTTTTGGTTATGTACTCATGTATCTACAGGTACTACTACGCATTAAATTCCATTTAGTGCGAACTTAAACAGGCGTAATCACATGCTGACAAACTTACAAGCTTTCACACAAACAACTCGATAGAATTATGCCACTGTacgcttataaaataaaattttaatacacAAAATTTACGTAAGAACAGACAAGTGTTGTGTTTGTAAAGTTGGCTAATCGTAATAAATCTACGcatattttttttgataaatctACTCATTATTGAAAAcagaacaaaaaatatataatgttcctctaaatttacaataaaggtaatatataaaaaaaattatatgtgtTATTTACAAGTTTGATGCccaattcaaaaataattttattccatTCCTCGTAAACGAATTGTATGTCGTTAGGGTgtatttttctataaaaaatggTTTATTTGTAAAAGTTATCAGGATTGcacataaaacataattaaggAAATTTAATTAACATGCAATAACATTACACTTAAGATACACAGACACTTCACAGTATTCATTAATTGATTTTAAACACTTATTATCGACATACATATTATGATTATTGAAGAAAAATATCCCTTCATACCGTCAAGTCCCAGCTCAGCTGACTGTCAATGTCAATGCTATTTGATTTGATACGTTGAAAATTGGAGTTCAAttcaatatttatattattctgtGCAAAATCGGTAGAATTTTAATGATACATTGAGGGCAACAATGTCCATACAAAAAGTAATACACGTTAATAACTGTGCATTTAATAAACTAGTGTTTAATTGTTCACTTCATAATATTGAAAATTGTTACCAGGAAAAGAAATGGTTCAAGCCAATCTTCGACTTCGAAGATGATGTTCCTCCTGCGAAGCGGCGAAAAAGCAAAGATGGAACCTTGCCTAATTCTAGAACCCCCGTCAAAGAAGTATTCAAGATCTCTTGTTATCTGTTCTATAAAAGTTTTATACctgcaattaatttattttgttcttaCAAACTTTCACATGGTTTCAGAATATGTGCAGTAACACATCGGCTACTACTGATAAAACTCCTATTAACATTGATCACAAGAATTGGATGAAGAACTTTGATCCAGTGACAATAGAAGACTTAGCTGTTAATAGTAAAAAGATACAAGAAATTGAGGACTGGTTAAAATTCAATATTCAACACAATAATAGTGAGATATTACTTCTCACTGGGCCTGTAGGGTGTGGGAAGACTATTACAGTGCGGACACTAGCTGCTAAATACAAAGTAAAAGTCACAGAGTGGATTACACCCCTGGATATTGATATACCTACAGAATATGGTATGATTGCCAATCCATTTTCTCTAAATATCTACAGGATAATTTTCTCTGATATCCTCATCATTCCTAATATCATGTTTCACtcttcataataattttgcggtCTATGAAGAGTGCCTTATGTTAGGAAGGATATGTTACCTTATTAAGGATTTAGTTAAACAAGAGCTCTGTTCCACTTCCAACTACTTTGGACACGTGGCCAGGCGGGAGCCGGACAACTTTGGAAAGCGTATTATGATTGGCATGGTGGATGGAGGACGGGGTAGTGGACATCCACCGACCCGCTGGGTGGACACTGTAAAGAAGGCCTGCCAGGGATCAACACAGGCGCCTATTATTAGGAAGGCGGAAAATCGTGCAGAATGGAGAGCTTTGGTGCGCAAAACAACGACCTCATGTGGTCGCGACCCTCagtcatgaggaatcgaggaagaAGAGAGTTCCACTTCCTTATCTTCCCTAATCAGATTAAGTGATTTAGTAACTGAATACTTACTACCGCTTGTTTCTTTCATTTTCAGGAGATTACCAGTTTAAAGAAAAACAATCTACTAAATTCCTTGATTTTATATTGAACGCAGCTAATTTTACATCTCTATTGGATAACAACAGCAGCAAACTGGTGTTGGTTGAAGATTTACCAAATACATTTATAAGAACACCGTCTGAATTTAGTGATGTTCTACAGTAAGTTATTATTTACACACAAAGAGTGGTGTCATTGAACTAATTATTACTATGTATAGAACTAGCATAGAGAACCTGTATTTTGCGTGAAGTGGAGCATGAATATCGTGACCAAAATTCACTGTGAATTCATGGTTCACACCTACaggttgcgattgcgacaaATTCATTGTTTGGTATAACTCAATTAGTGGTGTCAACAATTTTAACTTGACTGCCAGATGTCTTACTAATATTGTACCTTTTTCCAGCCATTATAAACAAAGAGCTAAATCACCCATAGTTTTTATATGCTCAGAAAGTCATACGGATAGTAAGAATACTGCTGCAAATCTATTTACACCAAGTTTGAAGGAGCAATTCAAGATACATCACATCGCGTAATATTTcccctttttttttgtttcgtaTTTTTAATCCTGCAAATGTTTACAACATAAAGCATGAAAGCATTTGCTATAGCTGTACCTACCTCTTTAAATTATTACGTTTGTGCTGTCTGAATTTAATGTAAAGGTACAATATATACAattttagtttaagtatttgttttAATATCATGTTTTTATTTCAGATTGAATGCAGTATCAGTTACAGGACTAAAATCTGCCTTAAAGCGAGTTTCAGAAATCATTAGTAAAAATCATACCACCATGTACAACAAACCAACAGCCGAGCTGGTAGACTGTGTTGTTAATTCTTCCGCGGGGGATGTAAGATCGGCAGTGTTGAACCTACATTTTGCCTGTCTAAAGGGTATAATTGTTTTTAACCTGATCTGACATTTTACTACAATTTACTAAAGCTTCAGTAATACTTATCATCTtcctcatgggagcctggagtccacttggcaactaatcccaagagttGGCATAGGCACTAATTTTAGTGTAGTTTAGCTTCAGTAATACCTATTTCCAGGCCACAAGAAACTATAAGGTTTTCCCAAAAAATCGAAAGATATTCCAAAATGTTAAGTTTAGgtgtttaggacatttgaaGGCGAGTCACTCCCCGGAAATGCGATCAGATTTGCCTTAAATGAAAGTGCTAAGGTTGAAATTATATTGACACGTATGTGTTCGATAAATCGTACtatgcctggaaaagggttaattaaagttaaaatataattccagGTTCCTATCAAAGTTTAGAGACTGATGTAATTATTGAGAAGGAAACGAAAAGTAAGAAGACTGTGAATAATAAGAAAAAGCCACCATCAAGTAAATTCGTATCCCTAGGGAAAGACCAAACTGTTAGCATTCTGCATGGCGTAGGAAGAGTACTAAACCCAAAAGGTAAATTTTAAACACATAATTTGAATGTAACGCGTAAccattaaccctttaccgcatacgaatatgatattcaactctattgacagctattaaagttcaaatttaaacaatttttttttcattacacGCAGTAAGGCGTTCATTCCacattatataggtacaaaatGTTGTCAAATTTCAAGAAATATTCCTTAATCCTGTACCTAATTtatgttaaataatattaatttctctAAGGCTGTGGTATCCTCAAACTACATTTAACCCAGAGTTAACACTTATAAAAAACATTCTGTAGCTTCTAGTAATTGTATCTACCATGAttccttttatttttttagttgtGATAAGCGAAAATGGAAGCAAACAGTTGACACACCGCCCTACAGAGATAATAGATCAATTTTTAAGTCAGCCAAGTTCGTTTGTGAATTTccttgaagaaaactatttgagtCACTACTCCTCGATCGACCATGTGGTTGGAGCAGCCCTAAGCCTGAGTGACGCAGACTTCATGCTGGGAGAGTGGCGGGTAAGTTCTTGGCTAATGTAGACCCGTGGGATTTTAATCTGTTAGTTAAAATACGACCTTgagattaaaaaataattattgtaaatatgtTCTATAAGTTACTCTAATTCGAATTTTCTACTCATtaacatacatcggggttttcggtgcgggaatgttttacactagccaaataacaggtaaaaacggtaaaaaacgatactaatttaacatttctaagcacatttgaacctcactacctacgtttaattcatagtttggtaattattttacaataaacaaagttataaatacacgaaatcattcccgcaccgaaaaccccgatgtatgctcATTAACTCTATGGTTAGCTGGAAGACATCCCTtctagggataagttcgcctgtGTACCTAACTttatgtaaatttcattcatgtGAACctattattggacaataaactgATTACTACTAccaaagagaataagagcggtttcgcactacgtccgttccgaatccgtgaaaatatggtccgaagtagccgtagaactatttctatggtaatttacgcacaagatccgtctgatttctttccgaaatcggatgacggagtgcgtagattaccatagaaatagttctacggctacttcggaccatattttcacggattcggatcggacgtagtgcgaaaccgctctaaatgaatagagttactgtaatggtaaaaataaattatgtagccccagtacatttactgccatcttttgacaaaagattataactgttagaacgccatttgactttgacccttattctttcaactgatgtgttaatttgttaaatgttgaaattaacgccatctaccagAGTGTCGTGAATATCTCCTcactcattttaaaacaaaaatattatattttcaggAAAAGATGTGTCAAGAACATGGACTATACACTGCTGTTGCTGGACTGATGGTAGCTAATAAGGCACCAGTCTCTGCATGGAATCCAGTTAGAGGGCCAAAGAACATGAAAATTCAATACCCGTGAGTGCTTGGTTACTTTCCTAaattaattataacatttattagTATGTCATGTTTTTATATACATTTCTGTACTTTTTCAGATCACTGCAAGAATTAGCTTTATTAGAACCAAACTATTTATACAAGGGAAAAGTCTTAGTAGCAGATTATCAAACATACTGTAAAATAATAGGCAAACAACAATGACATTAGGGTATGGTATTGAAAATACCTAAAAGCATTGACTTACATACTTCGTAAAATCGTAAAGACGAACCTTACTGGTACTAAGAATGGTGCCAGCACAGCGGTGTCACGCTGTGCACTAATGCGAGCCAAGCGTGCAGTCCAACGCAGCTAGTTACGACCAAtggcgcgcgtgatgcgaactcatcaaccaatcgcgttgtagcatTTCACCGAGGCACGCCAAATGAGGTTCCGTCAGAATTATATGAACGGGCATGTTCTTTACTTTTGAAATCTTTGCCTATAAGTGTATGTTGTTTGGTAGGTTATATTTTGTAAgttatattttgaaataaaacgtTTTATGTACATTTTTAACACCAATATTTATTTGCCTTACATTGTTACAATATGAAAGCTTAATGAAATTATTAATATGCCAGAGGAATGTATCTTAAACAGTTCTTAAGACTGAAACAGATGTGGGACTTGTGGGAGCTTGGGATCTGgggagaataaaaaaaaagattagtaTTACAATTTATTAGGTCAAATGTCTCtgattatacaaataaaaattggtACTGAAATACATTAAACACTTCACCAATACTCAGTTCATTTGGAGCTTCACTGACCACTCACTGTTTCAGTTTCCATTTTGCAAGCTTTTATAATGAGAAATTTGCAAGTTAATTATTCATGACACTATACTTACCTTTCTGTAGAATCTACAGAACCAGTTTATTCTAAAAGAAAGGGAATCGGATTCATACTTACCTCACGCGAAGGCTCTGGAATGTGTCATGGTGAGATTGAGTTAATTTTGGTATACTTTTTCCGAATGCTTGTAATTTTATCAGTTAGACGTCTTCGAAGCAAACATTAACTTTAGAACGAGTACTTAAAGCTCGGATAAAAGTGTACCAAGATGTAGATATACCAAACCTCCCCATATCACCTGTATTTCATCGTGTAATAGGCTAGTTtcctagtaagtacctaaacatCAACAATGTTTAATATAATCTAAACTATGTCATAATATTATGCAATAATCGAACCTTCAATGTTCTTTTGTTAGTTCAAATATAGTCCAGTCAATTAAGATTAAAGTTCACGATTGCCATGAAATATCCTCAcctacaatgatattatataactatagataggttatactcatacttgaagaACACAAAAtaaacttccatatttatttttgtgcctacgtagaaatctgttatttttgattaattttctcattccatcacACTTGtcgttaaacataaggtcgtctctttctctttcggtgtgcgggagctcgttagcacgtgcacatttctcgcttgtccagccgcgactaaaggcaacttgtccaatttgtcacaaggtaagcgcttcaattttggaacgcctataacctatcttgagttataaatcattgctcaCCTACAGGAAACTAGTCTACCGGTGTGACGAGCAccgggtgtgtgtgtgtgtgtgtgtgtgtgt comes from the Cydia amplana chromosome 12, ilCydAmpl1.1, whole genome shotgun sequence genome and includes:
- the LOC134652921 gene encoding NADH-quinone oxidoreductase subunit B 2-like; protein product: MQAIKALGATAPKALSVVKKGAFAPIVDQVRQTHLPAPKPNEKRPYSPFQDASNLAEIAVARLDDLLNWGRKGSMWPMTFGLACCAVEMMHIAAPRYDMDRYGVVFRASPRQSDVMIVAGTLTNKMAPALRKVYDQMPDPRWVISMGSCANGGGYYHYSYSVVRGCDRIVPVDIYVPGCPPSAEALLYGVLQLQKKVKRMKTVQIWYRK
- the LOC134652920 gene encoding cell cycle checkpoint protein RAD17, yielding MSIQKEKKWFKPIFDFEDDVPPAKRRKSKDGTLPNSRTPVKENMCSNTSATTDKTPINIDHKNWMKNFDPVTIEDLAVNSKKIQEIEDWLKFNIQHNNSEILLLTGPVGCGKTITVRTLAAKYKVKVTEWITPLDIDIPTEYGDYQFKEKQSTKFLDFILNAANFTSLLDNNSSKLVLVEDLPNTFIRTPSEFSDVLHHYKQRAKSPIVFICSESHTDSKNTAANLFTPSLKEQFKIHHIALNAVSVTGLKSALKRVSEIISKNHTTMYNKPTAELVDCVVNSSAGDVRSAVLNLHFACLKGSYQSLETDVIIEKETKSKKTVNNKKKPPSSKFVSLGKDQTVSILHGVGRVLNPKVVISENGSKQLTHRPTEIIDQFLSQPSSFVNFLEENYLSHYSSIDHVVGAALSLSDADFMLGEWREKMCQEHGLYTAVAGLMVANKAPVSAWNPVRGPKNMKIQYPSLQELALLEPNYLYKGKVLVADYQTYCKIIGKQQ